From the genome of Brachionichthys hirsutus isolate HB-005 chromosome 9, CSIRO-AGI_Bhir_v1, whole genome shotgun sequence:
TTTCACCTCGTGTGCCAGGATTTCTTTTTGCCAGTTTGTCCGTAATCTGTATAGGTGCAAATTTAGTGTTCATTTAACACACCTGTCACAACCACAGCTAATCTACAAAATAAGACAACCCACACCAGGTAGATAAATTATTGTAAAATTATATTAACAAGCAATCTTTCctcaatttgaaataaaaaaatatcagcaAATAAAGGCAACATAGGACAGGTGTAAATACGTAATgttcacacaaaaaaattaaCAAACTTCTTATCACATTTACAAGACTGCCGCTAAGTTTATAATGACACCTACTAGAATCAGTTTAGAAAGCTTCGACTGAATAACTGGGGCAATATACGTAGTCAAAGATTgtatcaaaatgaaaaaaataaaaaaagttctTAAGTGTGTGGGCTGTAATGAGAGAGCAGggccaaggggggggggctccaactAATATGCATGAGATTAAAATGAGCAGCTCATTCATAGCCATTTCATCGTGATCAACCAAAGTGAAAATAACACAGGAGGCTACAGCCATGAAGAGCAGAGACGGGTAAAGATATACGCCACATCTTTAAAGCAGGTGTCcacaaagagaagagaagagaagagcagcACTAGGTAGTATGTTGTACACAGATTCTCAGCATTCATGCACTCGCGTCTCACGCTGACAGAGCGCCACAGCAGCGCGTGTAATCGCACCGCTGTCGACACTTAAGAGACTGAAATTTATCAAATGGTTTGGATTGGATACTGTAAGAACCATGTGAGCACTTACATACTAGGAAAGTTCCTCAcaatgaaagcccccccccaccccccacaaaCCGCTTTTAATAGGAGAGTAGGCATCGGGAAGAATAGTACATTATTCAGAGTAAAAGGCAAAATCTTATGTCAACTGACTTTTGTGACAGTATATGCATGGCGATAAGTAAAATGATAAGACAAAACTGTTCCAAGCCCACAATGCATATACACACTCTCCAGTGTTTAAGTGACGAAAGCAGAGACAGTTCCTGCACATCTTGCACCACAAAGCAGTAATTAAAAAGTACAAGAGGTAAACTTCAACCATTGggtatttttctctctctctcttcgttCTAGGTCTGAGGGGACTGAGAGGGTTAAAGAGGGCTTCGCACAGAACATACAATGGGTCATGTATGCATTTTCAGTAGCTGGTTTTGTCACATGTGGGTGTCGCGATAATTGGAGAAATTGTCCTTCATTTTTGAGTAAGGAGCAGTGGTCGCCAGGCGTTTCCGTTTCCCCCTCCTGTCAGCATTCTGGCGTTAGAGTGGAACCAAAATGGCGCCCATGTCCCTGATTCGGTGTTTGGCCGTGTCCTGTAGTGAGTTCAGGTCCTCGGAATGATGTCAAATCATGTCGGGTGGGTTTGGAGGCGGTCACACGCTCATCGTCATGGTCGGAGAGTACTATAAAGACGGGACAGGGGATTAACATACAGCTGCCGCGCTCTCATTGGTCAGACACAAACCCAGCCTCCCCACTGTTACTGATGACAATGCATGCTGAGACTGTGGGGTCACTAcggtactgttagaacccagagaggtgagctgggggggggactATCAGGCTTACATTCTCACTCTGAAAGGAGTGCAGGAAGTTTCCACTTAGTTCCCCGTCGTCCCTCGGGGTCCCAGGAGGATTGCTGATGCCACTTAAATTGTTTGGGGAATTCTGCAGATAAAGAATGGGAAACGTTATTTTGCCCTCTCGTCAAGATTTAACTGCGACGCCAAGGACGGCTTGAACGCTGTAGAAATACTCACCTTGTTCATCCCGTCCATATCACTAGACCCTACAATAGACAGACATAATATGAACGCCAGAAGGAAATGCTTTACGCTGTGGCTCCTATATTGTCATCACGTATCCATGTACATGTGTTGGTGGTGCTACCTAGTGACCCGTTCATGTGGTGTGGTTCCATCCCAGCCATAGCTCCCAGAGGTCCGTCAGAGCCGGGGCCCATAGGGAACTAGAGGGACAAACGTGACAGCATGGACTCACTAACCGCGACGCGTTTCTGACCAAGCCAAAAGAACCAGCAGGTTAAAAGTTACAATTGTGAAATGAAGCCTTTCTTTAGTCTCTTAAGCTCTTTTGCACAGTCTGAGATGGAGAACTGTTTTTCACGTAGACCAGCGCTAACCCTCACAAAACTAAAAAGCTCGTGCATCCTGCACGAACCTGTGACAAAGATACAAGGGCGGATCAGGAGACCCAGCCAAAAGGagctactacacacacacacacacacacacggtcaaaatcacagaaaacatctggattcaaaGGATTTCACCAAAGTTTGGATCTCCTAGAATCACCAAACTCTGAAGTCTAAGATCAGACAAATTGTTGCAAGAATCTTGTGCAGAATCTATAAAAGCCACACTCGGTTTACACAATGACCAGTGGAGCCCACAACATTCACAAGGAATACATCGGCCACCAATTTATTCTCGTCCATCAACCGCTTCTGATACATTCTCGGGGTGATGCTAACATTAAATTGTGTCCGGTTCATTTCTTGTGGCAAACGCAGGGCGTTGTGCAAGAGGGTCCATTTCGTTTTGACATACGAAATTAATTCCCTAGTGTGTCTCAGCATTAACCCTCAGAATAATGGAGGAACTTACATTATTTCGGTTGCCAGGTCCAGTGTTGATCATGGTGTACAAATTGTCACCAGAGTTGTTAGAATCTGGAAAAAAAGATTCATACATTCTGGGGCTGGATTGTGTATGATTAATGGTTTGTCTCAGAGAAGCACCAACCTGCAGGGCTGGGCATGATGGGAGTTCCTGGTGGTCCCCCGCCCCCAGAAGCCCCCTatgcacaaaaaagaaaacatttaaaaattgtATGTAAAAGCCCGTCTTCTCAAATGTTGTTTCCTGAACATGAAATCCATTCGTCGGTGTCAGCCGAGTTGTGTTCTCACCCCGTATGCACCAGGAGAGGGTGATGAGTAAGGCATCTGGAACCACAACAAACAAGAGTGAGTGCCAACATCTCCATACTTCAAAATGCCATCATCTGATCATCCTAACAGCGTTACAGCCGTCTCTCCCCTGCTGCCGTGGAAACCGCGACACATAATACTACAATTACATCGCAGGCTATAACTTGGGGCACATTagcctccagcagctctgagAGGAGAGCTCGCCAATTACTACCAAtttgatggtgtgtgtgtgtgtgtgtgtgtgtgtgtgtgcattagcaCTCACAGAGTTGGCATTGTTGGGATTGGGCCATGGCCGACCAGTCCCTGGGCCCCTGCATAGTAAGACATTAGAAGATTAAGTCTGACTTCAAGACTTGTGAgacaatatatttaatttataaaaaaaaaaaaaaaaagactcgcATGTTCACTCCTGGCATGCCGGGACCCATGTTGTTGTGTGGGGGTCTCATCCCACCCCCAAAGTTCTGAGGAGACAACCAAAAATTATCTTATTATCTTACACAGAGACAAGTGGGGTAACTTAAACTAAGAACATTAAGACCACAGAAACATCTTAAATTaagatttgatttaaaaaaacaacaacagcaggatGAGTGTGGAAGACGTGACTACGAGTCATCACCTGATGCCCAGGCCCCATGGGCCCCATGCCACGCGGGCCGCTCATTCTCTGCATTGGCCCCAAGTTAGGgtggcctggaggaggaggaggagagacaattCATAAAGACAGAATAAAGAGAATACAGTTTTAAATGTAGCTTAGTCAATAAAGCACCGAGTCACACCTTGCGGTCGTGTCGGGTCCATGTTGGGCAGCATGGGATGGGGACCCGGTCCTCCCACTGGTGGCTTCCAGGAACAAGAGACAAAGACCCGGTATTTTAAATACATGCTGTGTATTCGACATCGTTAATTGAGTGTCAGCTCTACCTGGTTGCTCATTCGAATGGGGGGACCTCTTGGGCCTCCGGCAAAGCGAGGTGACATGAAAGActacaccaaaaaaaaaaaagaacacataagaagttgaAAATATTCAGATATAGTATTCTAAACTCACAAGTGCATATTTCCGAAGACGGCAGCAAAAAGCATTGAGCTGAGACGAATGCCTAAGCATGAAGCATCAGCACTGAGAGCCGGAGTTCCCAAATGACTGCAGATagcagaaacagagataaagaaagaaagagagagagagagagaaagggagtgtTACCTGACTGTGAGGTCCCATCATACTGTTAGGGGGAGGAGGCTGAGGGTGAGGAGAGCCCTGGGGACCAGGAGGACCCTGTGGCGTTGCATAAAATTAAGGAAGCAAAAAGGAAGAcaagaggagggaggatgagacaaataaaaaaaggagaaagagggagtgACAATCAGAagtgaggaggagcagagagagagagagggagggagggagggagggagggttaTTGCAGGGCAGGACAGTTGGAATGCAGGAACCAAAGtgtggtgcaaaaaaaaaaaggaaaagtgtccaaaaacaagcaGCTAACTTTCATGTAGAGTAAAGGAAAGGCTGAGCAGAGCAAGCAGATGAGGGAGCCTTGAGAGGGAAGAGACAGCGACGAAGAGGACGTGTGCTCTTCTGCCTGTCAGTCAAGAGGCCTGCTGCATGCAGCATGTTATCAGCGCTCATTTCCCTGATTTCACAGCATCAATTAAGCTCTATGCAATTAGTTGTGCAGCGACACTAAACACCGACAAAGTGTTGCTGCTCTGACAGAGTGAGGAGTTTAATTGGACCTCCTCCATCGCGTTCTGGTACGGAAAGCGTCAGTTCAGGCGTCAACGCGGAAACGCCTGTCGCGATGTTAACAGGATGAGTTCATGCCCTCGTGGCCTCCAGGGCGTAAGAAGATGGTGGGTTCAGATTCTCTTGGGTTTATAGTCTGGTCTGGAGGAAGACGGGCAACGTTGTGACTTTATTACACCTCCAACTGTCTGCCAGGACTTTATCCACAGGAGATGGTGATTTACAGGAGGCGCTGCACCTTTCGATTTCTCCATTAGGGAAAATGGCCGGGCCACGCCTGCCTGTTTACAGCGCTGGAGGGGCTCAGCAGACAGAGAGTCTCTGCCTGTTTACTTTGAGTTTACTGAGCAAAGTGGAGGGGAAACAACAGACAGAGCAGACAAAGCCAGAGCTACAGCTTTACACGGAATGTTTGCAAAGCTGCGAGGGAACATCGACAATCGATTCTGCACAATTTAATAGCTAATCAAGCCGTGAAGCCAATGCAGGAGGATTCCCAACAGGGAAAGGCAGTACGAGTGTGAAGACTGGCTGACCTGGAAAAAGCCAGGTGGCATGGGTCCTCCAGGCATACCCTCGGCGGGGGGCATCCCTCCCATCACGGGACTCGGGGCCGCTGCTGCACTCTAAGGCAGGAAAAGAGACAACAGCAAAACCAAAAGCTCTCAATGTGTCGCACGGATTAACCCGAGTCAGCGCCTCGGCCCAGGAGGCAACGCTTAGTTTCTCTCTTTGCAACTCAAAAACGACCTGATGGACGACCATGGAACTGGGTGGGCGGGTGGGATACAGGTCACCGACGAAATCAGAGTTTAGAAGCAGAATAAAAAGGGAAAGACAAACTAATAATGCGATTCCATGCTCTAATCCAAGGGTAGGTTTTGGGTTCTGTTGCtttgagatacaacgactttatGGACCTGCCTGAGGGCTGTCTGGCTAAAACTGAAATCTCAACACACGAATGGAACTCGCATATGAAATATAATTAACAGCCTGTTCTACTCCATGATAAAAGGACACAGTCAGCAACAAGGAGCCCATCTGAGGAATCAAGTATTCTCTTGCACCAACGCTGATTCAGCCCAAACCTGTGCAGCAGTTGGGATGTGTAATACAAATCTGTGTATAATTGGTACCATGATGAGAACTCGGATTGGGTTTCCTTTGAAACATGTTCAGAAAACTTTCGGGGGCACTCGCTAACTTCTGTCTTTACCCTCAAATACGCATTCAAATATTAACATGACAAATACTGGGCCACTTTGGTCGATTAAAGGTCCCATAGTATGAAAAACTCACTATTATCTCACTAAACTACTATtatgggtccttatcaacccaaaaacagctaaatataccgtccagtcaatcctgcctagttctgtaatcacctactgaaatgtGCCTGGAAGAAATCTCAGTTCAATTTCAAGATCGTCTGGATGCACTGGATCACAAATACGTAATGCCAAACAGGAAACGAGTCTCTGAAGGGATCATGTACAGCATACATACTTATAGCTAATCCTGTTTCTGACCTACTGCCAGTTAATCTCATTAATCTGACACCTTCCACCAGGCGCTTGAGCATTTCACAGCTTTTCCAGTTATTTGTTATAAGGATATACGTTTCAGTTTTGTGCAACCTGGGGTTTCAATGAACCGCCAATAAATGCATCTCtgtttgaccttttttttttattcacacagCATCtcggtttttttggggggggggggggggaagggggggggggggggagaggtcATAATGTAAATACTAAATGGTTAATACATTATACGCATGTAATGCCAAAACGGCAACTTTGCGTTATATTTGCAAGAAGCcactaaatacattttatgacGATGCATAAATTAACTGCAGAAATAAAGCACCTACATCCAAATCCTTTATAGATCCCTGGTTTCCTCTTACTGAGGATCCAGCGGATCCGATCGGAATCAGTAGGATTCGCCGAGTCCAAAGTGCCGCTGCTACAGAGCAGAGGCTTGCTGAGCCAGTTTCCTGTTCAAACCACAGCCCTAATTCACTAATGTGCCATTTGCTCCGGTCACACACTCCTAATTGACTCAGTTTTCTTCCTTGTAGCCGAAGCAATCCGAGATGGGCTTAATGCCCGATGAGCTGCTGGGCTTAGCTTTCAGCAGCTACAGAATGAGGAGCTCCGCAAGTGTATGGGAAA
Proteins encoded in this window:
- the ssbp3b gene encoding single-stranded DNA-binding protein 3b isoform X1 produces the protein MFPKGKGAPVPSDGQAREKLALYVYEYLLHIGAQKSAQTFLSEIRWEKNITLGEPPGFLHSWWCVFWDLYCAAPERRETCDHSSEAKAFHDYSAAAAPSPVMGGMPPAEGMPGGPMPPGFFQGPPGPQGSPHPQPPPPNSMMGPHSQSFMSPRFAGGPRGPPIRMSNQPPVGGPGPHPMLPNMDPTRPQGHPNLGPMQRMSGPRGMGPMGPGHQNFGGGMRPPHNNMGPGMPGVNMGPGTGRPWPNPNNANSMPYSSPSPGAYGGASGGGGPPGTPIMPSPADSNNSGDNLYTMINTGPGNRNNFPMGPGSDGPLGAMAGMEPHHMNGSLGSSDMDGMNKNSPNNLSGISNPPGTPRDDGELSGNFLHSFQSENYSPTMTMSV
- the ssbp3b gene encoding single-stranded DNA-binding protein 3b isoform X2 is translated as MFPKGKGAPVPSDGQAREKLALYVYEYLLHIGAQKSAQTFLSEIRWEKNITLGEPPGFLHSWWCVFWDLYCAAPERRETCDHSSEAKAFHDYSAAAAPSPVMGGMPPAEGMPGGPMPPGFFQSFMSPRFAGGPRGPPIRMSNQPPVGGPGPHPMLPNMDPTRPQGHPNLGPMQRMSGPRGMGPMGPGHQNFGGGMRPPHNNMGPGMPGVNMGPGTGRPWPNPNNANSMPYSSPSPGAYGGASGGGGPPGTPIMPSPADSNNSGDNLYTMINTGPGNRNNFPMGPGSDGPLGAMAGMEPHHMNGSLGSSDMDGMNKNSPNNLSGISNPPGTPRDDGELSGNFLHSFQSENYSPTMTMSV